The sequence GCGCCGTTTCAGCCTCACGGTTTCCACCCGGCGGCCCACCCGGATAGCGCATACAGCAGGCTAAGGGACCAGAGGCACCAGGGCCACGAACACTCGCCAGCTTCGCAGCCTTTCTCGCAGCACGCCCAACGCCCGCATCCCACTCTCCAACCCGTGCGATCGCAGACCACGCGCACTGATTCCACCGTGTCTCCTGGAGCCGACAACCTGGGTCCTCTCTCTGCCGGCGGCGGCATTACCGGTATCGCGGCGGGCATAGCCAGCACCCACGAGCGGCAGAGTGGGCTCCAGGCGATCAGAGGCAACCCTGACAATACACACCACTACGGCCACCATCCTCATTCAGACGCGCAGTACTACGCTTCGAACCCGGACCTTGTCGCTATGGATGCATCGTCGATGTCAAGAACACCCGGGTCCTATTCGTCCAATGTTCCACTCAGCCGTGCGACCGATGGGAGCggcaacaacaacaacaacatccACAGCTCCCAGTTTAACCCTCACTACGACGGACTCAACAATGGTCCCTACAGCCAGCAACGCACCTCGTGGTCGCCGATGAACGAGCCTATCAACCCGAACGATATTGTCGATGACGGCGACGATGGTTTCATCCCAAACCCGAAGCGAAAATCAGTCCTTAGCGCTCTTGGAAAAAGTAGCAGTCATCAAAGCTTGGCTGGAGGCGCTGGAGCGGCTGGTGCCGGTGCGGCTGTCGGTGGTGCAGCAGGTACCATCGGCGGTCGCGTGAACCGTCAAACAAGCAGCAGTCCCGACGGTGGTCCATCCTACGATGCTCTTCCCGGTGAAAAGAGTGAGTGGTTGGTCGAgcaaagagcaagcaagaaGAAGTTGAAGTGGATTGTTGGTATCATCATTGCCATTCTCGTCCTGGGAGGCATCGCTGGTGGAGTTGCTGGAGGGCTATTGCCATCAAGGAACCGTTCAAACTCCTCCTCGTCCGGGGGAGGCGGTGGACAGTCGGCAGATGACGACTCCAGGATCAACGGGGACCTCAACAAAGATTCTCAGGAGATCAAGGATCTTATGAATAACCCTAATCTGCACAGGGTCTTCCCTGGAATGGACTACACTCCCTGGGGCACACAGTACCCTTTGTGTCTGAAGTATCCCCCCAGCCAGAACAACGTTACTCGGGATATGGCAGTCCTCTCGCAGCTCACAAACACTGTGAGACTCTACGGCACGGACTGCAACCAGACGGAGATGGTCCTACATGCGATCGATAAGCTGGAGCTGAAAGACATGAAACTCTGGGTGGGTGTGTGGATCGACAACGAAAACAAAACGACCAACGACCGTCAGCTGGAACAAATGTACGATATCCTCAAATCGACAGCGGATAAATCGGTATTCAAGGGAGTGATCGTTGGCAATGAAGTCTTGTTCCGCGGTCACCGGTCCCCTGCCACACTGCAGATGTTGAGCGACTACCTTGAAGATGTCAAATCCAAGCTCAAAGACATGAACATCGACCTGCCAGTTACAACTTCGGACTTGGGTGATGCTTGGACTGCAGGGCTCGCTAGGGTTGTCGACGTTGTCATGTCCAATATTCATCCTTTCTTTGGTGGCGTCCCCGTCGATGAGGCCGCCGATTGGACGTATGAGTTTTGGGACAACAAAGACTCTACCCTGTCCCGAGGGCCTAACACGAAAAAGCTGATCTCCGAAGTCGGTTGGCCTAGCGGTGGTGGGAGCAACTGTGGGAATTCCCAGTGTTccagctccaattctggGGCGGTTGCTGGTATCAATGAGTTGAACCAGTTTATGGAAGACTGGGTCTGCCCTGCCCTGGAAAAGGGCACGGATTATTTCTGGTTGGTCTTCACCGCCAATTGCCGGCTCCGTCACTGCGTTTCCTTTTGTGCTTAGTGCTAATGCTAGTATCTCTACAGGTTTGAAGCATTCGACGAGCCTTGGAAAGAACAATACAATGAGCCGGGCAAAGAGTGGGAAGACAAATGGGGTCTCATGGACCCTGGAAGAAACCTCAAACCCGGGATTAAGATCCCAAGTTGCGGCGGGAAAACCATATAAAGTGAATATTTCACACGCTTAGACATCCAGCCATTGTTGTTGGTTTTTTTCTCTATGCATACATACGCAAAGAACAGCGGTACAGTATATACATTTCATTTCTGCTCATAATCTCTCTGCATATATTGGATACTTTGACCTATTTTGTGTTTGATCATATGTTTGCAATTTACTATGCAtgctctcttttttccttttgtgAATATACTTATACATGCATCCCTGCAGTATATTGATTCCCCTGTCTGTATTGTTTGAATTCACCTTGCTCACCTCCCCGTACCTATGTTTTCCCTGATCGACATAGTCTCCTTTTCCTATTGTTTTCCAGCACTGGAACCTCATATCTCTAACCCTCCCTTGGAATCCATCTGCTGTTTAAAAGCGGTTTCTTGGCAGGTTGGCGTACGGACATTTCCTCTGCGTAtatacctttttttttttttctttccatcGGTGTCATGTTGTTTAAAGGCAATTATTGGCACTAGTTGAACCTTTGTCTATGTCATCTCTCCTTTGTAATTATCCAATTCAGCGCCGTCCCTCCTTTTTCCCCCATCGTGCCTCTTCTATTTTAGCGACGCGCGTcgtatatatataatatatttaaacttttttttttcgtctCTTCATTTCGAATGCTTCTCTAATCGGTCATCCATCGAAACGGCCCAGCGTGATCCCGGCTTGCGGGCTATTAGTTGTTGAAGGTGAATGTACCAGGTCTCCCGCATCGCCGGAACTTGCCCCTGACGACGCCGGCTTCGGCGGAAAGCCTTGGCGTCGGGGGAAGCCAGATGCGGGGGCGGGGCCGCGCGCCTCGGACGAAGCACCCGCGAGTGGCGGAAAAGGAAGATTCCCCCGATTGTTTATTAATCCAATTTCCTCTTCGTGGGCTCTCCCACCTTGATCGAAaatttgaatttttttttgatatCCAGCAAGAACACGAAAAGGCACTCACAGATCAGAGCTGACAGAACGTTTTATTACGACTAATAGGGGGTATATCTACGGCAATGGCTCTATTTAGAGATATGGCGGGGATCCCTCCCCTCACGGCGTCAACTGCCGATAGTACCCTGATCATCATCGACGCGCAAAACGAGTAAGGAGCCCCTTTCGGTTTCCGCATCATACCGCCTAGAAGTCTTACAATTAAACTCTCCAGATATGCCAATGGTCTTCTTAAGGTTCGCTCTGTCGACCAATCTCGCGCTGTcatctcttctcttctctccaaATACCGCGCCGCTGCGCAGAAATCCGAAAAATCAAACATCGTCCATGTTCTCCACAAGGTACCGGAGGGTACTCCCGTGTTCACGCCTGGCACCCCGCTGGCAGAAGAATTCGACGAGCTGAAACCACTGGATGGGGAGAAGGTGGTTGTCAAGGAGTTCCCGAGTTCGTTTGCGAAGACGGGTTTGGACGAGTGGCTGAAAGGAAAGGGATGCAAGAAAGTGGTGTTGGTTGGATACATGGTACGGTTTTCACTTTTTAATATCAGGCTGCTTTTTTTTACCCCCTGGCAGGGGAGTGTCTGCGTGGTTTCTAGTACGCTAATAACCTTGCAGGCCCATGTTTGTGTGTCAACAACAGCTCGGAGTGCGAACGAGCTCGGATatgatgttgttgttgctCAGGATGGTGTTGGTGATCGAGATCTCCCGGGATATAATGGTGAAGAAGTGAAGAAGGTATGTTGGTCCAGAGCGGTTCAAAAATTGGTTGCTAGATGTCACTAACGCGGCGGTGTTTATAGATGGCGCTCCTAGAGATTGCAGATTTCTTTGGTACCTTGGTGGATAGTAAAGATATCAACTAGGGAATTGGTGGGTGTGTAAACTGGCATTATAAATCACCGCCAAAAAATAAATGTGAATATTGCAaatatatacggagtacctcGAACAGGATAGTTTGCCAAACATTCGTTGTACATATTTACATAGGCGATTCCAGAGATTCGGAACCCAATCACTGCAAAATATTCTGGGTCCATTTGCTTAGGCCGGTGTTTTGATAAGGAAACTGAATGAGTGCGAGTGCGCCTATATCAAGTCAAAGGACGGCCTTTGCCAACTATCAGATAACCAGCGGTAGTGTCGGAAGTAACGCAAAAGCTTTTTTAGCCTCTGTGCTAATTCCTGCATATCGCATCGCTACTCCTTCTCCTAGTTGAGTGCAACGGAGGCACAAATTTCCCATACCGTGCCAGAAAGGCCTTTTGGCTTCCTCGGCGGAATGTGGAACGGACATGGAATGTGCTCGTGTAATCGCTTAAATCGAAATGGGCATCCAGAAGGGTTTCAATCAGCGGAAGGCGGTAGGTGTGCTTCGCCGTTCCAATACAAGGTTGTCCTCCAGAATGCACTTGGGTTTGGTTCAAACTCCGGAAGCAAAAGTGAGCGCCTCCTCCCCGCAAATTGCGCGCATGTGTCACCTTCAGTGGTTGCCGAGTGAATGTCATCGAAAGTACTTCCGAAAAATAGGACCGGGTCACGCAAAAGAAGATCGATTAGATGAGATTTTTCAGCGCCAGGAGCATACAAAAATGTCTCTTTGGCAACAATTGCAAAGGCATCTGGATCTTGAACTACTTTGAACCCAGCATACTTTAGCAGCTTCTTATCCATGTCATTAAAAACAGGATCTTGAGCATAGAGGTTATCAGGGTTAATAATTTTTGCTTGGGCTTTGTGCATTTCGCAAGTACATTCGTCAGCCTCATTTCTGTATATCCTCCAACAATAAATATCGTAGCAAACGTACATAAAAGCTCCACTGTCAACTCGAGTGCGGCAAGTTGAAACATTGATATACTCCTTCGATCAACCCATCCTCCACGGGAGAAGCCGCTCGGGCTTCCCAACCCAAAACAGACACAATTACGAATCTTTCCCGAAACACGAGCAATCTCTTGCTCCAGCAATCCTTTTAGAACGGTCCAGCTGTGTGATTCCATCCATTGCTGCTTGTGCCGATCGTACTTGTCTTTCAGCTTTTCAAATGTGAGTCCGTCAGGAATTTCTGCAGGCGCTAGCTGGTCCTTGGGCTGCGGCGGGTGGTGGAGACTCGAGGACTTCTTGGTAGAGGTGATGTGTGTCCACCCATCGTTATCGACAACCTTCCTCCGTCTTGCCGGCTGCGACATGGCAGTGGACGGTTGCAGGACGCAGCAGGTTGGGGAAACTTGCGCTGTGCCGTCGGAAACGGGCCAAGCGATGAGGTCACGGGATACTCAGCCTTGATTAGTCATCAAAGTACTCGCTGAGTAATattatcacgtgatataGCTCTTTTTTTGATCTGCTTTGCTCGTCACTTGCATGAAGTGCCATGATGGAGCTGGTTGGTTTTTGTCAGCGCCGTGGTTCTGTGGCAGACTTCCTCTCAATAGCCGGCGCTCCCAGCTGGAAACCGACCTTTGGGTTGAACTGCGAGCCCCACCCAAACTCAGCGGGGGATCGCAACCTTCTTTCAAGTGTGGGCGCTTGCATGATGTGCGCCTCCACGAATCGCAGCCGTCGGACAGGGGTACAGGAAACGGGCCTCTTGTGATCAGCGATGCAATTGGCCTGTCGCAATCACATCACAGCCTTGCATGCATCGGATTGCATGCTCGCTCTCTGCCATGATTCGTTGGTTTCCGCAAGGTCCAGCTTTGTGAATGGACATGGGGCCAGTGCGGCCAAGGACAATGGCCTGAAGAGCGAGAACGTCTGTCTTGAGAAAGCAAAAgtccgtactccgtacagagcaGTTCTTAAATCTCATTCCGTACCAGGGATCCGGTGGATATTTCGTTGCCGGTGGGcattctttttgtctttatCCTTGTGATTCACGGTCTTTTTCTTAGAATTTGCGATGattacggagtagttaactGACTATCAACCACTGTGCCTTGACCTTCGAAGTTGCCCCTTCAATTGAATGGTCTATTTTGAACAAGATAACCCTTGTACTACCCCCAGGGGCGATTCGTCGCTTCTCCTCTTCCAGGGTCTTTGCTTTTTTAGTCGGGTCCTGGGTCGATCTTAGCCACATAGGCACGTCTCTTAGCCGCCCAAGATATCGTCATCTTTTCAGCTTCAACCTCTCCCATCATTTCTTCTCCTCGGTGCCTTCATCTTTGTCGAAAGTGAAATACAGGTCAGATGTGGTAAATTGCAGTTGCTTCGACAGAACCTCGCTCCTTCAAGATCCTGGACCGTGCGGAAACTCTGGTTGGCGCTCAACCGTCAGAAATCCTCCACCTCTCATTGCTGCGCTCGCAAATTCCGTACACACGCCCACAATGACGAGACAACACTCGATAGGCTCGTGGTGGGCCATCGTCATTTCACTCTTTTTCGCGACTGTCGCCCGTGCTCATACTATTATCGTTTACCCGGGATGGCGCGGGAACAACCTATATTCAAATGGAACAGTTGAGGAAACAGATGGGCTAAGCGTCAAATACGCCAGCAATGCCACTGGGGACAGAGATTATCTGTATCCTTTCGGGATGCAATGGCTGTATCCATGTTAGTTGACCAGCTTGTGGGAATTGAAATTGGAGCCAGTTACCTGACATGAAATTATTCCAACTAGGTGGGGGAATGCCCATGTCCCAAAACCGAACAAAGTGGCCCGTAAAGGGTGGCGCGGTGTCGTTCCAGCCCGGATGGTTCCCTGGCCACAAGACGGCACTCATCTACATTAACCTTGGTATCGGAACTGTCCCGCTGAACATGAGTCTCCCGATGCTTTCTCCCTTCCAAATAACCGGCCCTACGGTAGAGCCCTATCCTGGCACGTTTTGCATGCCGCAGGTCCCTTTGCCCCCTAATATCACCGTGAATGTTGGTGACAACGCCACTATCCAAGTCGTTGAAATTGCTAAGCACGGAGCTGCATTGTATAATGTAAACGGCGCCCATATCCGCATTTCTAGCTAGGTTTATTTGACTGACCTGTTATCCCATATAGTGCGTCGATATTACTTTCGCAGAACCAGAAGATGTTGAGCAAGTAACAAGGAGGAATTGTTTCAATTCCTCCCACCTAACCGCCCAATATATTTATACCGTCGATGTCGATAAGTCAGCAGCAGCTCACCCCCAGATGATATCTGCCGGCCTCTTCCTTATTCCGTTGCTGCTGGTCGGCTATTTCGGAAATCTGTTCTGATATGTACACTTTATCGGAAGCCGGCGTTCCCTGGTTACTCAGCGCACTATGTCATCCGGGCCCCTTTTTCatcct is a genomic window of Coccidioides posadasii str. Silveira chromosome 3, complete sequence containing:
- a CDS encoding uncharacterized protein (CAZy:GH17~EggNog:ENOG410PGUY~COG:G~TransMembrane:1 (i327-350o)); translation: MPYHPQRSYNGGDPNENYNNHGSQQSSFPSNYQYELPSSAPFQPHGFHPAAHPDSAYSRLRDQRHQGHEHSPASQPFSQHAQRPHPTLQPVRSQTTRTDSTVSPGADNLGPLSAGGGITGIAAGIASTHERQSGLQAIRGNPDNTHHYGHHPHSDAQYYASNPDLVAMDASSMSRTPGSYSSNVPLSRATDGSGNNNNNIHSSQFNPHYDGLNNGPYSQQRTSWSPMNEPINPNDIVDDGDDGFIPNPKRKSVLSALGKSSSHQSLAGGAGAAGAGAAVGGAAGTIGGRVNRQTSSSPDGGPSYDALPGEKSEWLVEQRASKKKLKWIVGIIIAILVLGGIAGGVAGGLLPSRNRSNSSSSGGGGGQSADDDSRINGDLNKDSQEIKDLMNNPNLHRVFPGMDYTPWGTQYPLCLKYPPSQNNVTRDMAVLSQLTNTVRLYGTDCNQTEMVLHAIDKLELKDMKLWVGVWIDNENKTTNDRQLEQMYDILKSTADKSVFKGVIVGNEVLFRGHRSPATLQMLSDYLEDVKSKLKDMNIDLPVTTSDLGDAWTAGLARVVDVVMSNIHPFFGGVPVDEAADWTYEFWDNKDSTLSRGPNTKKLISEVGWPSGGGSNCGNSQCSSSNSGAVAGINELNQFMEDWVCPALEKGTDYFWFEAFDEPWKEQYNEPGKEWEDKWGLMDPGRNLKPGIKIPSCGGKTI
- the ISC1_2 gene encoding phospholipase C type enzyme (EggNog:ENOG410PQ1X~COG:Q) — translated: MALFRDMAGIPPLTASTADSTLIIIDAQNEYANGLLKVRSVDQSRAVISSLLSKYRAAAQKSEKSNIVHVLHKVPEGTPVFTPGTPLAEEFDELKPLDGEKVVVKEFPSSFAKTGLDEWLKGKGCKKVVLVGYMAHVCVSTTARSANELGYDVVVAQDGVGDRDLPGYNGEEVKKMALLEIADFFGTLVDSKDIN
- a CDS encoding uncharacterized protein (EggNog:ENOG410PPV0~COG:S~BUSCO:12184at33183), whose product is MSQPARRRKVVDNDGWTHITSTKKSSSLHHPPQPKDQLAPAEIPDGLTFEKLKDKYDRHKQQWMESHSWTVLKGLLEQEIARVSGKIRNCVCFGLGSPSGFSRGGWVDRRSISMFQLAALELTVELLSQAKIINPDNLYAQDPVFNDMDKKLLKYAGFKVVQDPDAFAIVAKETFLYAPGAEKSHLIDLLLRDPVLFFGSTFDDIHSATTEGDTCAQFAGRRRSLLLPEFEPNPSAFWRTTLYWNGEAHLPPSAD
- a CDS encoding uncharacterized protein (SECRETED:SignalP(1-25)~EggNog:ENOG410PNID~COG:S~TransMembrane:1 (n10-20c25/26o227-246i)~BUSCO:11975at33183) yields the protein MTRQHSIGSWWAIVISLFFATVARAHTIIVYPGWRGNNLYSNGTVEETDGLSVKYASNATGDRDYLYPFGMQWLYPCGGMPMSQNRTKWPVKGGAVSFQPGWFPGHKTALIYINLGIGTVPLNMSLPMLSPFQITGPTVEPYPGTFCMPQVPLPPNITVNVGDNATIQVVEIAKHGAALYNCVDITFAEPEDVEQVTRRNCFNSSHLTAQYIYTVDVDKSAAAHPQMISAGLFLIPLLLVGYFGNLF